CAGCATCTTGGATCCTGAGCATCACCTGGTGCTCAGGTAGACGCAGCATCTTGGGTCCTGAGCATCACCTGGTGCTCAGGTCGACCCAGCATCTTGGGTCCTGAGCATCACCTGGTGCTCAGGTCGACGCAGCATCCATAAATCAAAGACTGACGATCGATCACATCTCCATGAGTGATGCTCGGTGGAAgggacagaggaggaggaggaggaggacgggcgCTCCTGGAGGCGCGGTTGTGGCCCTTGTGGACGGGGTCACTAAGGGTCACTACGGGAGGGGGCGGGGCAGCCAGGCCGCCCCTTCACCACCCCGGCAATGTCAAACGGATCTAGTTATGGATATTGTGTTTCGTCTTTTTTTGTTACGTGTGGGAAGATTATGATCATGGCAGCTGTTGTGGTTGTCAaccaaccaccacctctcacatgtggtggtggttggttgttgtggtgtctggAAGGGACTGGAAGAGGTAAACACTTAAGGAGTTAATTCAGCCAGGTTCAGACTAGGTTTAGGCAACATTGAGGCCAGGTTCAGGCAACATTCAGGACAGGTTCAGGCAACATTCAGGCCAGGTTCAGGCAACATTCAGGCCAGGTTCAGGCAACATTCAGGCCAGGTTCAGGCCAGGTTCAGGCTAGGTTCAGGCTAGGTTCAGGCAACATTCAGGCCAGGTTCAGGCAACATTCAGGCAACATTCAGGCCAGGTTCAGGCCAGGTTCAGGCAACATTCAGGCCAGGTTCAGGCGTGGGTCGAGAGGAAACTTCGACCAACTCGAAGCTCCTTAACTggccgcctctgttcacccagcagtaattaacATACCTGGTTGTAAACGGACtgacgggtcgtgttccagggaaaattgagcggggtaaggcttaccatgaactctTGGACAGGAAAGATCTTAGCCTGCTAAGACCAGAGACCATCTACTCCTCTACCAACTTGTCAATtagaaaaaaaatataagaatttTAATATTATGGGTTACATCAGCTGATGTAATATAATTCATATAACATAATATTATATTCTTACAATTATTTAACAAAAAGATATATGTATTATTGACGAATTGATCACTTAAGTGACTATATATTAAATTAGTTTATATTAGATAAAGTTGAGTGGTTTAAGTGTACAAAAACTTGATCTTCGTGGCAGCGCCGCGTGAGACCTCGGGCAACATGGAggcaaaaacacacacaataaAGTTTTATTATCGATTTACTGATTATTAATTAAGATCTTGAGAGATTGTTCTGGGAGCTTTGATAGAGGCTTGAAGAAtcttattgttattgttgttgttgttgtcgttagtTACCGCTTTGTGTCTCACCTCTCACTTCTGTTGTCTCTCACCTGTGTCGTGTCTCACCTCTCACCTGTGTCGTCCCTCACCTCTCACTTgtgttgtctctcacctctcacctgggtcacccctcacctctcacctgggTCATCCCTCACTTCTCACCTGTgtcacccctcacctctcacctgtcacccctcacctctcacctgtgtctcccctcacctctcacctgggtcacccctcacctctcacctgtcACCCCTCACCTGGgtcacccctcacctctcacctgggTCACCCCTCACCTGGgtcacccctcacctctcacctgggtcacccctcacctctcacctgggtcacctctcacctctcacctgGGTCACCCCTCACCTATCACCTGGGTCACCTCTCACCTGTGTCTCCACTCACCTCTCACCTGGgtcacccctcacctctcacctgtgTCACCTCTCACCTGGGtctcccctcacctctcacctgggtcacccctcacctctcacctgtctctcccctcacctctcacctgtgtcacccccctcacctctcacctgggtcaccccctcacctctcacctgtgtctcccctcacctctcacctgggtcacccctcacctctcacctgggtcacccctcacctctcacctgtgTCTCCCCTCACTTCTCACGGACGAAGATATTTCTCAAATTCATTTAAACCCTTAAAAAAATATTGACGCTAAACAGAATTAATCACTATACTACACAATCGAACAATCCTTCACAAATGACATTATTCAGGTGATTACAATTAATCACCTGGATTCTAAAAAAAAATCGTTATCGATTACTCGGCGTTAATTTGTGGATTTAATTCAGATTCTGTACACGACTTTGAGCCGTAACTTAAAGCTTCGTCATATGTCTCTTAGACTTGTCATTAGTAATTGGCGGGTTAATTGAAATTGTTGCTGATTGGTGGCGAAGATTGACGGTTTATGGGACGATGTTGGAGTTGTGAACCACGTGGGTGGTGCTATTGTTGCTACAGTAGCTGCTATTGTTGCTACAGTTGCTGCTATTGTTGCTACAGTAGCTGCTATTGTTGCTACAGTAGCTGCTATTGTTGCTACAGTAGCTGCTATTGTTGCTACAGTAGCTGCTATTGTTGCTACAGTAGCTGCTATTGTTGCTACAGTAGCTGCTATTGTTGCTACAGTTGCTGCTATTGTTGCTACAGTAGCTGCTATTGTTGCTACAGTTGCTGCTATTGTTGCTACAGTAGCTGCTATTGTTGCTACAGTTGCTGCTATTGTTGCTACAGTAGCTGCTATTGTTGCTACAGTAGCTGCTATTGTTGCTACAGTTGCTGCTATTGTTGCTACAGTAGCTGCTATTGTTGCTACAGTAGCTGCTATTGTTGCTACAGTAGCTGCTATTGTTGCTACAGTAGCTGCTATTGTTGCTACAGTAGCTGCTATTGTTGCTACAGTAGCTGCTATTGTTGCTACAGTAGCTGCTATTGTTGCTACAGTAGCTGCTATTGTTGCTACAGTTGCTGCTATTCTTGCTACAGTTGCTGCTATTGTTGCTACAGTAGCTGCTATTGTTGCTACAGTTGCTGCTATTGTTGCTACAGTAGCTGCTATTGTTGCTACAGTAGCTGCTATTGTTGCTACAGTAGCTGCTATTGTTGCTACAGTAGCTGCTATTGTTGCTACAGTAGCTGCTATTGTTGCTACAGTAGCTGCTATTGTTGCTACAGTAGCTGCTATTGTTGCTACAGTAGCTGCTATTGTTGCTACAGTTGCTGCTATTGTTGCTACAGTAGCTGCTATTGTTGCTACAGTTGCTGCTATTGTTGCTACAGTAGCTGCTAGTGTTGCTACAGTAGCTGCTATTGTTGCTACAGTAGCTGCTATTGTTGCTACAGTTGCTGTTATTGTTGCTACAGATGCTGCTATTGTTGCTATAGTAGCTGCTATTGTTGCTACAGTAGCTGCTATTGTTGCTACAGTAGCTGCTATTGTTGCTACAGTTGCTGCTATTGTTGCTACAGTAGCTGCTATTGTTGCTACAGTAGCTGCTATTGTTGCTACAGTAGCTGCTATTGTTGCTACAGTAGCTGCTATTGTTGCTACAGTAGCTGCTATTGTTGCTACAGTTGCTGCTATTGTTGCTACAGTAGCTGCTATTGTTGCTACAGTAGCTGCTATTGTTGCTACAGTTGCTGCTATTGTTGCTACAGTAGCTGCTATTGTTGCTACAGTTGCTGCTATTGTTGCTACAGTTGCTGCTATTGTTGCTACAGTTGCTGCTATTGTTGCTACAGTAGCTGCTATTGTTGCTACAGTAGCTGCTATTGTTGCTACAGTAGCTGCTATTATTGCTACAGTAGCTGCTATTGTTGCTACAGTAGCTGCTATTGTTGCTACAGTAGCTCCTATTGTTGCTACAGTAGCTGCTATTGTTGCTACAGTTGCTGCTATTGTTGCTACAGTAGCTGCTATTGTTGCTACAGTAGCTGCTATTGTTGCTACAGTAGCTGCTATTGTTGCTACAGTTGCTGTTATTGTTGCTACAGTAGCTGCTATTGTTGCTACAGTTGCTGCTATTGTTGCTACAGTAGCTGCTATTGTTGCTACAGTAGCTGCTATTGTTGCTACAGTAGCTGCTATTGTTGCTACAGTAGCTGCTATTGTTGCTACAGTTGCTGCTATTGTTACTACAGTAGCCGCTATTGTTGCTACAGTAGCTGCTATTGTTGCTACAGTAGCTGCTATTATTGCTACAGTTGCTGCTATTGTTGCTACAACTGTTGCTGCTATTGTTGCTACAGTAGCTGCTATTGTTGCTACAgaagctgctgttgttgctacagTAGCCGCTATTGTTGCTACAGTAGCTGCTATTGTTGCTACAGTGGCCACTATTGTTGCTACAGAAGCTGCTATTGTTGCTACAGTAGCTGCTATTGTTGCTACAGTGGCCACTATTGTTGCTACAGAAGCTGCTATTGTTGCTACAGTAGCTACTATTGTTGCTACAGTAGCCGCTATTGTTGCTACAGTAGCTACTATTGTTGCTACAGTAGCCGCTGCCTAGAGTGAGGCGGGCCAGGCTGGTGCCCTCACATCACCTACAATGTGAGGTTGGTCTTGACCTTCCTGTACCCGTTGCTGCCTCGTAGGTTACAGCTTTTTAGGGCTTTTTTCCCAAATGTTCTACTGTAGTCTTTGTATTCTGTCCTGCTACACTATATGGGGGATACATGACGCTGGTCTTATAGCAGTCAGGTTGGCAGTCTTCTAAATGTGGGAGCTCCACATTTGTCCATTGTAGCATTAGAGACTTagttggggctgtgtgtgtgtgtgtgtgtgtgtgtgtgtgtgtgtgtgtgtgtgtgtgtgtgtgtgtgtgtgtgtgtgtgtgtgtgtgtgtgtgtgtgtggtccttcGAGGTAACCTTCAGGAGCCACGAAGACACCTGGGACATCTGGGGACATCTGGGGACACCTGGGACACCTGGGGATACCTGGGGACACCTGGGGACACCTGGGGACATACTTGTTTGGAGGGACAGAGGTGAGGGGAAGGTAGAGGTGAGGGGAAGGTagaggtgaggggaaggtggaggtgaggggaaggtggaggtgaggagaaggtagaggtgaggggaaggtggaggtgaggggaaggtagaggtgaggggaaggtagaggtgaggggaaggtggaggtgaggagaaggtagaggtgaggggaaggtagaggtgaggggaaggtagaggtgaggggaaggtagaggtgaggggaaggtggaggtgaggggaaggtggaggtgaggggaaggtggaggtgaggggaaggtagaggtgaggggaaggtggaggtgaggggaaggtggaggtgaggggaaggtagaggtgaggggaaggtggaggtgaggggaaggtggaggtgaggggaaggtagaggtgaggggaaggtagaggtgaggggaaggtggaggtgaggggaaggtagaggtgaggggaaggtggaggtgaggggaaggtagaggtgaggggaaggtggaggtgaggggaaggcggaggtgaggggaaggtggaggtgaggggaaggtagaggtgaggggaaggtagaggtgaggggaaggtagaggtgaggggaaggtggaggtgaGGCGAAGGTAGAAGTGAAGGGAAGGTAGAGGTGAGGGGAAGGTAGAGGTGAGGGGAAGGTAGAGGTGAGGGGAAGGTAGAGGTGAGGGGAA
The window above is part of the Procambarus clarkii isolate CNS0578487 chromosome 16, FALCON_Pclarkii_2.0, whole genome shotgun sequence genome. Proteins encoded here:
- the LOC123759928 gene encoding calphotin-like, producing the protein MGAFVCVSSDVDTRNTDEDVVRDCVIDGLWDDVGVVNHVGGAIVATVAAIVATVAAIVATVAAIVATVAAIVATVAAIVATVAAIVATVAAIVATVAAIVATVAAIVATVAAIVATVAAIVATVAAIVATVAAIVATVAAIVATVAAIVATVAAIVATVAAIVATVAAIVATVAAIVATVAAIVATVAAIVATVAAIVATVAAIVATVAAIVATVAAILATVAAIVATVAAIVATVAAIVATVAAIVATVAAIVATVAAIVATVAAIVATVAAIVATVAAIVATVAAIVATVAAIVATVAAIVATVAAIVATVAAIVATVAASVATVAAIVATVAAIVATVAVIVATDAAIVAIVAAIVATVAAIVATVAAIVATVAAIVATVAAIVATVAAIVATVAAIVATVAAIVATVAAIVATVAAIVATVAAIVATVAAIVATVAAIVATVAAIVATVAAIVATVAAIVATVAAIVATVAAIVATVAAIVATVAAIIATVAAIVATVAAIVATVAPIVATVAAIVATVAAIVATVAAIVATVAAIVATVAAIVATVAVIVATVAAIVATVAAIVATVAAIVATVAAIVATVAAIVATVAAIVATVAAIVTTVAAIVATVAAIVATVAAIIATVAAIVATTVAAIVATVAAIVATEAAVVATVAAIVATVAAIVATVATIVATEAAIVATVAAIVATVATIVATEAAIVATVATIVATVAAIVATVATIVATVAAA